In Armatimonas rosea, the DNA window AGAGAGGACTTTGACTGATGTCTAACCCAATCGCCTTCTCGCTTCTGCTTGCCTACGCCCAGGCGCAGGAGGCCAAGCGCGCCCTCGATGCCATCGACTTTGGCTACTACGACGATCTCACCACGACCGAGAAGTGCCGCCTTTGGTGGGATCAGCTCGATCACCTCTTCCCCGCCGTGGCCACGACCTGCCCGCCGGTGACGGTCGAGGACCTGATCGCGCACGACGAGCTCGACACTCTCCGGGACACCGAGAGCATCGCTAGCCTGGAGGCGCTGACCCCCGCCGAGCTGCGGGACCAGCGCTGGCGCTTCGAGTGCTACGACGAGTGGGAGGCTCCCGACTCCGAGCACGTGGACTACAAGCTCGACCACTACCTTCGCCAGCTCCGCCACCAAGCGATGGCCGCCGCTGGCGTTTCTGTCTCGCTACCGACCTACCAGGAGGGCAATTAGATGCCTACCACTAAGCCAATCAGGGTTGTAGATTCTTCTCGACCCGCGCCCCCAGCAGGCACCAAGACCCACAAGCAGGGATGTCCCTGCCCGATCTGCAAGATGCAGCGCAAGAAGGCCGAGCAAGAGGTGCGCGCCGAGGAGTACGCCCTGGCGATCCGCACCCAGAAGGCGGAGGAGCTTGCCAAGGTCGAGAGCCTTGAGGCCCAGGTCTCCCGAGTGCAGGAAGCCCTTCGCACGATGGAGGACAGCCGCAACATTCTCCAGACCCAGCTGCGCAACACTAACGAGGAGCTCAAGGCGGCCAAGGAAGAGAACGATGCTCTGAACACTGAGGCCGGCATCAACCACCGCAAGCTGATCGACCAGAGAGCACAGATCGACGAGCTCCTGGCCCACGTGACCAGCGCGGAGAAGGAGCTGACCGCGATGCAGTCGGAGCTCGCCTCGATCACTGGAAGCCGAGAGCAGCAGTTCCGGGAGTGGGACGAGGAGCGCAACGTGCTTCAGGCCATGCTGGAGCACGCCGAGATAAGTCGGAGCGGGGCACGGCTGATGATCGCCCTTGTGGTCTCGCTTGCCTTGGCGCTGGGGATTGTGATCGGGAAGGTTGGACGATGAACTGGAACACCCCCGACGCCCCCGACCAGTACGCCGCGCTGGTTCGCTCCCGTGCCCAGGTTCAGGCCGCGATTTGTGCAGACCGCCGCCGCGATGCTCTCTCTCTCTGGCGACTCCGGGGCGCTCTCCTTGCCATCGTCTTCGCCGTGATCGTACTGCTGGTCGGACTGATCGACTCGCCTGCGGATCACGTGGGGCCGGACGAGATGGCTCATGTGCGGGCTGGGCGTCAAGTCGTTGAGGTGACCCGGTGAGCATAATGCCCTGCCCGTTCTGTGGGCGTAACTCATTCCGCACAAGGGCTTCCGCAGGCTATCTAGTCATGTGCGCTTCCTGCGGAACCACCGGCCCCGGCGACAGCCTCACTGGAGGAGGCACTACGCACGACACGCAGGAGGAGGCAATCGCCGCATGGAACAAGCGCCACACTCCCGCCCCAAGCAACACCCAACAAGCCGCCGCCGCCGTTCTAGCCGCTCAGGAGGCCAAGGGCTTGAGCAAGTACGGCACGACGCTCGACACGGCGGGACTCAGCCTGCTTGAGATAGCCGAGCACTACCAGCAAGAAGCCGCCGACGCCCTGATGTACGCGACGGCGATGGTGGAGCTGATGAAGAAAGAGGCCGCCTCATGAACACCCAGATGCTTCTGCTCTCCCGGATCGTCGAGACCCCCGGCTTCAATCCGCGCGAGAAGTACGGCGATGAGGAGTTTGCAGAGCTCGTCGAGAGCATCCGCACCAATGGGATGATCACGCCCCCGCTGGTGCGCGCCGCCGATGCCGAGGGGATGTCTTGGAGCCTGGTTGCGGGTCACCGGCGCGTGAAGGCCGCTCGCCAGATCGGTCTGGAGCAGATCGCCTGCGTGTGCCTGCCCTACGCACCGGAGGCGGACAACCTCCCCTTAGCCCTAATCGAGAACCTGCACCGCAAAGACCTCGACCCCATCGAGAAGGCCAAGGGCTTCAAGCGCATGATGGATCGTGGGCTCAATAAGCTCCAGGTAGGCAAGGTGCTGGGCATCTCGGACGCCTATGTGGGGCGGATGCTGTCCTTGCTGGAGCTGCCCAGTCCCATCCAGCAGCTCGTGACCACCAAGGGCCTAGGGCAGGAAGCCGCCTCGCACCTCGCCACGGGGATTCGCCAGGGGATGCCAAAGCGCGAGGCCACCACGCTGGCACGCACCGCCGCCAAGGACAAGCTCACGGGCTACGAGGTGCGCCAGGAGGTTCGCAAGTCCCTGGGCGATCCCATGCCACCCGTGCGCCAGCCCAGCGAGATCTTCTTGTCTTTGCCCATGAGCAAGAAGCCCGTTCTCGACTGGGCACTGATGCGCTTTGGGAGCCTGGCGGGGGCGCTGGAGGCTCTCCAGGCGCTACACGCTCCCGCCACGGCCAAGAAGCAGGCAGGGGAGCCCTCGCCCATCGCGGTGGGCTCTGATGCCGTCATGGGCACCTGGCGCGATCCCATGGGCGTGGTACGCACGGGTCAGCGGCGCTGGCCTGAGTTCCTCGTGGGCATGAACCAGGGGACGGGCGGGCTCATCGCGCTCCCCGCTGGCCCCCTGCCTGCGGGCTTTGTCCTCTGCTGCGAGGTCATGCCCAACGACTCGGTACACATCGCCGCCACGGCCAGCGGTCGGGCTCGCACGGTCGCCGAGACGATCAAGGACAGCCTGATGGGCCGAAGGATCGATCCTTCGGCGGGCAAGAAGGGCGGCATCAAGTAATGGCTCGCACGCTCCTTCCCGCATCCCAGCGCTGCCCCGCACAGAAGGCATTTGCAGACGCGCTGTGCCCGGATGGCATTGGGGCTAAGGACGCGGCCACGGAGCTGTACCGCCTACTGGCGCTAGCCCAGAGCATTCACGACAACCCCAACGCAAAAGAAGCCGACCTGCGCCTGGCGACGGACATCGTAGGCGCAGGTCACATCGTCGCTCATCACCTGGAAGCAATCCGGGAGCTGAGCAAAGGACTACCAAAATGATTCATGTTTCAACCCGAGACTTAAACCAGGCACTTGCCATCGTCACGCCGCTTGCCCTGAAGGCGGGCACGCTTCCGATCACGAGCACAGTGCACCTTCTTCCGTCCAGCAACAAGCTGGCCCTGATTACTACGAGCATGAGCGCATGGCTACGGGCCGAAGTCCCAATGATGAGCAACTCAGGCACTCCTGACCTTGGACTTGGCGAGCCCACGCCCAAGTCTCTAGGCACCGAAGAGGTCGGCACGTGTATCGGAAGCCGGCAGCTCAACACGCTCGTAAGCACGCTGGAAGCCCCCGATACGCAGATCGCACTTCCCGAAGGAAACAACAAGGCGACGGTCACCAGCGGGCGAGTCAAGGCCGCTCTCCTATGCCTCCCCGGAGAGGAGTTTCCACACCCTGCCAGTGATGGACAACTTGGGCAGCCGACCGTGCTTCCCGCCGAGGTATTCTGCATGGCTCTCCAGAGTGCCATTGCCTTTGCCGCAACGGACACGAAGCGAACGGCCCTTTGTAGCGTCCTGCTCGATGGCGACCGACAAGAGGTGCGATTTGTGGCTACGGATACGCACACGCTCTTTCGTAGGTCGCTCTCGGGAGGGAGCTACACCGGGGTCTCGCCCCTGGGCAAGTGCCTGATTCCCATGGAGTCTGCCACACACGTGCTTCGGATCGTGCGTGCACTGAAAGCCCTGGAGGTTTCCCTACGAGTCCTCAAGCCGGAGACGGGTGGTAGCTACTTGGTTGTTGGTCTGGCTTCCGGCGATATGGCAGTGACGATGACGCTTCGGCTTTCCGAGGAGGCGTACCCCAACTACGAGCGCGTCATCCCGACGGCTCACGAGAGGGAATGGACGCTGGATCGAAAGGACGCGCTGACCGCCATCTCTCGCGTCTCCATTGCCGCCAGTGACAATGCGAACCGCTGCGTCCTGTGTAACTACGACCGCCCCTCATCTGCACTGATCACGGCTGAATCGGGCACTATCGGCGTGATCGAGGACGAGCTGGAGGTAGCCGCCAATGGTGAGCCGATTGAGATCTGCTTCAACGCAAAGCTGTTCAAGCGGTGTCTTGATGCGATGGTGGGCGATGGCGTCTCCCTGCGGATGACCGAGCCCCTGCGGCCAAGCAGTATTGTGCCCACCGATGAGCCCGCCACAGACGGGTGGCACGTCTCGACGTTGACAGTTCTGATGCCGATGCAGGTGGTTTGAGAAGGTTCGTACCTTCTTTGAGGAGCAATACCATGAGATGCAAGCGATGTAAGTGCGATATTTCCCGTCCCATCGAGCAGTTTGGCAACCCCGCCGGACTGCCCGATCAGGGCGATGGCCCGGTCTGCGCCGTGTGCTGGCTGTCCACCACGACCAGGGGAATCTACGGCGGCCCCGTGATGCCAGTCAAGCTGCCCATTCAGCAGCTCAGCATAGACGTGAGCCTCGATCTTGAGCAGAAAGCGGTGGCAGCATGATCCCCCCTGTAAACCTGTCCCTGCCCTTAGAGGAGATGGACAATAACAACCGGCACATTGGCCCGGGCGTCTTTCCTCTGGCCGCGATCTCGGAGCGCCCTGGACATAACCCGCGCAAGGACTACGGCGAGCATGATGGGAGCTTCGCCTCCCTGGTTGAGTCGATCAAGCAGTTTGGGATGATCCAACCCCCCGTAATCATCCCGACCAGCACCGCCGGTGAGGCGTGGTTTGTGGTGAGTGGGCATCGGCGTATCGCCGCTGCCCGCGCCGCTGGCATGGAAGAGGTGCGCTGCATCGAGCTGGGCTGGGACTGGACAACCGATGAGAGTGGCAAGGACCTCGCCAAAGACACCCTTGCCAGCTACACGGAGACAGAGCAGAGCATCTATGCCCTGATCGAGAACCTCCAGCGTAAAGAGCTCAACTGCATCGAGGTCGCCGAGGGGGTTCACAGTCTGGAGCGCCTCGGCAAGACGCAAGAGGAGATCGGGCGCTGGATCGGACGCTCCCAGGGGGCCGTCTCGAAGCTCTCCCGGCTTCTGACCCTCCCCGACGGCGTGCGGGCTTACCTGCGCACCGGAGAGCTCTCCCAGAGCCACGGCGAGGAGCTGCTGCCTTTGCTCGGGGAGTCGTTCCTGACCGGGGAGATCGAGACGCTGGCAAGCCGGGCGGTGGAGCAAGGGCTCACCGCCAACGGACTGCGCCACGTGGTGCGGGAGAAAGTCGAGCGCGCCACCCCCAAGCAAGTCACTCTCGAGGAGTATTCGGCACCGAATGATGAAGGGTTCGACAGCGAGCTCGATGCACGAATCGCCCGGACACTGGCGGGCACCAAGGGACTCGACAAGTCGGAGCTTGGTAGCTTCGACAAAGACCCGAAGCCCATGCCCCGCGATGACAACGGCCTGACGCGCAAGGAGAGCGATAAGGAGTTCGCTGCGGCGATGGCTCCCGATCCCGACGTTGTGCCGCTGTCGGAGCTACCAGCCCCAAAGCCTTCCCCTGAAGTGCAGGCACGAATCAGCCTAGGCAAGTGGCTTGATGAGATCGGCCTCAATTGGATCGAGGCCGCAGGCAGGCTCTGCGATATCACGGGACCAGGCGGCGATGTCCACAAGCCTGGTATGTGGATTCGCTTGGAGCCGGAGACCGCGCTGAAGCTCATGGAGCTGTGTGACTGGCACCTGCAAGAGCACGGGGACATTGCCGGCAGCGCGATGGGGGCCAAGCTAAACGATGTGGTGAACTCGTTCCACGCCGCCAAGCTGGAGATGCGATCGGAGGCGGATGCGGCCAAGCAGGCGCTCTCTGCAACCCTCCCTGTCTTTGAGGAGCCAGCGCCCGCACAGACTAAGCCCCTCACTCCTTCCGAAGCTGGCGAGAAACAACGCCAGAAGGAGCTGGCAGACCAGCAAGCGGCGCAGAAGAAAAAAGCCCAGCGGCAGGCAGAGCACGAGGCCAGGGCCGCAGAGAAGGCCAAGACCGATGTCACCTTCCGTGTGAGCTACTGCTACCCCCAACACGGTGAGTGGCAGGGTGGGGGCGAGTGCGAGACCCTGGACGGTTTTACCGCCAGCTTCAAGAGCCTCGTCGAGGCCCGTGCGTTCGCGGCAGAGGAGTCTGCTCGAAACCCGCGCTTCCTGGTTCACGTGACAATCTGGACGGAGCACATAGATCGCCAGTCCGACCGATGCCAGCAGCGGGGCGATCTTTGGTTCTTCCGCGGGCAGTCCGTTCCTGGTGGCGTCTCCAACTCGATCCCCAGCGAGGAGAGCCTGGCCGTGGTCGGGTGCGTGCTGAGTGAGCTGTACCAGGTCGAAGGCGCGAAAGACGAGGAAGATCCGGGCGACCCCGCCAACTTCCAGATCTTTCCCGAGGCTCAGACCACCCGCGGGCTCGTCGATGACATGGCGGGGAGGCTGGTCTGATGAGAGCGCTACTGCTCTATTTTGGGGGGCGTGCCCGACACGCCCCTCTTTTCGGCGTACTCCCGGACAGCCTGCTCGATGATCGCTGCCTCGCTAATGCCGTAGCGCAGGATGAGCGCCTCAAGAAGCGCTTTACAGTCGGCGGTGATCCGGCTTGCCAGCCGGAAGGGTTTGGTCGGTCTATTCACGATAGCGATAGTAGTCATCATGTACCTCTAGTGCAAATTATGCTGTACTTATTTTACCTCATGGTTGATACTGTGTACCGTTTGGTGTACAATTCCTTTAGACCCAAGGAGACAGAGAAAGGTTACACCAATGGCTAAAGACAGCAAGATTGAATGGACGCATCACACCTTTAACCCGTGGCGTGGATGCACCAAGGTTTCGGAGGGGTGCAAGCACTGCTACGCGGAGACCCTCAGCAAGCGAAACCCCAAGGTGCTTGGGATTTGGGGGCCGCAGGGGACGCGCGTGATGGCGAGTGAGTCCATGTGGCGCGAGCCGCTCAAGTGGAACGAGGAAGCCAGAGCAGCAGGGGAGCGCCATCGGGTGTTCTGTGCCAGCTTGGCCGATGTGTTCGAGGGGCCGGAAACCTGTAGCGAGGAAGCGTACCAGGTGGTTCGTGAGGCGCGGGAGAAGCTCTTTAGACTCATAGAGGCGACCCCTGATCTTGATTGGCTCCTGCTGACCAAACGCCCAGAGAACATGATGAAGTTTTGTCCGTGGCCGTGGGCGAATCTTTGGCCCCGAAATGTTTGGGCAGGCACCTCAGTCGAGAACCAGTCCGCTGCCGATAAGCGCATCCCGGAGCTGCTGAATGTTCCTGCCAAGTACAGGTTCCTGAGCTGTGAGCCTCTCCTAGGCAGGTTGGATATTCTCCCGGCCATTGGCGCTTGGTGCTCTTGTGGGTGGAGGCAAGTATCGCCTCGGCAAATAGATCGCTCTCTTGCTACGCATCTAGACAGCAATAATCCGTGCCCTCGGTGCGGCGAATCTGTAAGCCTCTCGCCGCGCGGTATCCACTGGGTGATCGCTGGCGGTGAATCTGGCTCCGACGCTCGCCCGATGCACCCCGATTGGGCGAGATCGCTTCGGGATCAGTGCCAGAGCGCCGGAGTGAGCTTCTTCTTCAAGCAACACGGGGAGTATCGGCAGGCTGAAGGTGATGAAGGGAGATTGCCTGAAGGATGGCCCTCAGTGCCTTACCGAGGGTTGCCTACTCACTGTTTCTGTGAGCCAGGACCTGATACTCTCGACACCCTTGTGATCCGTGTTGGCAAGAAGAACGCCGGTCGCCTGCTCGATGGCCGCACCTGGGACGAGCTGCCCACCGTGGAGGCGTCCCATGCGTAAGCTCATCACCTCGAAGTTTCGGGGCTTCCTCACCTCCCCCGACCTGCGCACCGAGCCGGGTAAGTCCCGCCTCAACCTGCTCCTGTGCGCCCTGGCGGTCTCCTCACTCTCCCTGCTGTCTACCGCCTGCCACACCGAGCCCACGGTCATGGTGGCGATGCAGAAGGATGGGGCCATGCTTC includes these proteins:
- a CDS encoding Lar family restriction alleviation protein, giving the protein MPCPFCGRNSFRTRASAGYLVMCASCGTTGPGDSLTGGGTTHDTQEEAIAAWNKRHTPAPSNTQQAAAAVLAAQEAKGLSKYGTTLDTAGLSLLEIAEHYQQEAADALMYATAMVELMKKEAAS
- a CDS encoding ParB/RepB/Spo0J family partition protein, with the translated sequence MNTQMLLLSRIVETPGFNPREKYGDEEFAELVESIRTNGMITPPLVRAADAEGMSWSLVAGHRRVKAARQIGLEQIACVCLPYAPEADNLPLALIENLHRKDLDPIEKAKGFKRMMDRGLNKLQVGKVLGISDAYVGRMLSLLELPSPIQQLVTTKGLGQEAASHLATGIRQGMPKREATTLARTAAKDKLTGYEVRQEVRKSLGDPMPPVRQPSEIFLSLPMSKKPVLDWALMRFGSLAGALEALQALHAPATAKKQAGEPSPIAVGSDAVMGTWRDPMGVVRTGQRRWPEFLVGMNQGTGGLIALPAGPLPAGFVLCCEVMPNDSVHIAATASGRARTVAETIKDSLMGRRIDPSAGKKGGIK
- a CDS encoding DNA polymerase III subunit beta, coding for MIHVSTRDLNQALAIVTPLALKAGTLPITSTVHLLPSSNKLALITTSMSAWLRAEVPMMSNSGTPDLGLGEPTPKSLGTEEVGTCIGSRQLNTLVSTLEAPDTQIALPEGNNKATVTSGRVKAALLCLPGEEFPHPASDGQLGQPTVLPAEVFCMALQSAIAFAATDTKRTALCSVLLDGDRQEVRFVATDTHTLFRRSLSGGSYTGVSPLGKCLIPMESATHVLRIVRALKALEVSLRVLKPETGGSYLVVGLASGDMAVTMTLRLSEEAYPNYERVIPTAHEREWTLDRKDALTAISRVSIAASDNANRCVLCNYDRPSSALITAESGTIGVIEDELEVAANGEPIEICFNAKLFKRCLDAMVGDGVSLRMTEPLRPSSIVPTDEPATDGWHVSTLTVLMPMQVV
- a CDS encoding ParB/RepB/Spo0J family partition protein, whose translation is MIPPVNLSLPLEEMDNNNRHIGPGVFPLAAISERPGHNPRKDYGEHDGSFASLVESIKQFGMIQPPVIIPTSTAGEAWFVVSGHRRIAAARAAGMEEVRCIELGWDWTTDESGKDLAKDTLASYTETEQSIYALIENLQRKELNCIEVAEGVHSLERLGKTQEEIGRWIGRSQGAVSKLSRLLTLPDGVRAYLRTGELSQSHGEELLPLLGESFLTGEIETLASRAVEQGLTANGLRHVVREKVERATPKQVTLEEYSAPNDEGFDSELDARIARTLAGTKGLDKSELGSFDKDPKPMPRDDNGLTRKESDKEFAAAMAPDPDVVPLSELPAPKPSPEVQARISLGKWLDEIGLNWIEAAGRLCDITGPGGDVHKPGMWIRLEPETALKLMELCDWHLQEHGDIAGSAMGAKLNDVVNSFHAAKLEMRSEADAAKQALSATLPVFEEPAPAQTKPLTPSEAGEKQRQKELADQQAAQKKKAQRQAEHEARAAEKAKTDVTFRVSYCYPQHGEWQGGGECETLDGFTASFKSLVEARAFAAEESARNPRFLVHVTIWTEHIDRQSDRCQQRGDLWFFRGQSVPGGVSNSIPSEESLAVVGCVLSELYQVEGAKDEEDPGDPANFQIFPEAQTTRGLVDDMAGRLV
- a CDS encoding DUF5131 family protein, whose protein sequence is MAKDSKIEWTHHTFNPWRGCTKVSEGCKHCYAETLSKRNPKVLGIWGPQGTRVMASESMWREPLKWNEEARAAGERHRVFCASLADVFEGPETCSEEAYQVVREAREKLFRLIEATPDLDWLLLTKRPENMMKFCPWPWANLWPRNVWAGTSVENQSAADKRIPELLNVPAKYRFLSCEPLLGRLDILPAIGAWCSCGWRQVSPRQIDRSLATHLDSNNPCPRCGESVSLSPRGIHWVIAGGESGSDARPMHPDWARSLRDQCQSAGVSFFFKQHGEYRQAEGDEGRLPEGWPSVPYRGLPTHCFCEPGPDTLDTLVIRVGKKNAGRLLDGRTWDELPTVEASHA